Within the Miscanthus floridulus cultivar M001 chromosome 17, ASM1932011v1, whole genome shotgun sequence genome, the region GAACTAGGAGGCAATGATGATTCGGACAGTGGCACTCAGATGACGACAacaatggcggcggtggaagtttgaagactagggtttcaagggaaaatcagggcagtaaagaaaaagaagaggaaaggcccttaaatagattttacaccagtaaaaacgcggcccaccaggcccattttaacacggcatgaggacgcaacgatccatttactgacacaactaaaatgatggacggcacaaatccacacaatggtacggttcaacgggcagattttagacttatccatccagcaccacggcagagttatcatattactacaaaaagaactcatcaaccatgaagcaacgaagggttacctcacaagaaACGCAACAACCTagtccttatagaaagaactcgggaatatcataaacaaccaggacattagtagaataaagaatgacaacttagaagacaagattctttccattataaatggtttcaaaaaatagaagattacacatcttacaagacccaacgaacttggtactatgacaagcaaggtagcaaataGGAACCTGGACATAGCTAGGCTCTataacgactacgtgttccaaattgctactcagtagaacaaaccgcactcggcttcaccgttttcttcaaaggacagacGCAGTGCATCCATGGCGGAAATCaacagcacggcaggacaacatggagcagagaaggccgacagGCATCTATCTACTCAAGtctgatgtgatgctagatatggcgttgatctacaccggacagtctcagggcaagcgacgaggatcaacccagaactgccagatgaaggaacgtatcccacatcacaagactccctctgaCTACCGTCACATatttccaagtacaatgctgctgcgggattagcctacctctaatccctatcacaagactaactccagctacggcaagatacacaagaactgcaaaatatgcccagaggctgctctacttcacaaactaccacatTCAAgactacggagatttcagaccacgcaacaaaatgctcgatgaatcaaaacaacacacaaggaggatatatataggccaaagaagaggtgcacatggaccgggagcaccaacagaacaaacctaacaaaggacacagtgaaaagatagaattcaatgaaagaggactcagacgtgaaggagcagtactcaagaacgagcatattcggaagaatataccaacactatacaactcgtgaacaaacaacatttactatcaatcaccaccatacaactacatctgacaacagcagactactagagaacatgccaagaacttGTATCCAAGTTCTTTTCGGATAAAAGAACCTAGGTATACACTCGGGGGCTGCAATAGGAAAGGCTTTCAGtcatttgaacaactcagattcaagaccctccaactttttgtttcaaatagcaagaggctcgggggctatactcaGAGAGTGCACTTTTCCtttaaaaaagcgcacatcactcagaagacttcctcaagacagcagtttttcaaacaacataagattcaagaccctccaactttttgttccaaatagcaagtggctcgggggctacacttagtgagtgcactttttcctttaaaaaagcgcacatcactcagaagacttcaagacagaccacttcaaggccacgtgacaaaaagaacccggacatagctatatccgagctctttttgacaaagaacccgggtatatgcttaggagcccttcgatgaggaatcagagcaatttcaagagaagaccctccagctcttttgtgccaaacagcaagaggctcggggggctacacccaaataggagtacttttttcttcaaaaaggttaGATAGAAAACAAGTATCATCTCCAGGGAGCAGTTTTAAGTAGAAGTGTTGCCCCTACTATTGTTGTTTCTGCTAGCTTGTACTCTATTAGCTTATTTTGCTTGGTTTGTAGTTTGGAATTAACTCATTGCTGTGGCTAATCTCCAGTTGGAGTTAGAGACCAATTTGTATGGCCAACTCTCTGATGGAGTGACGGGGATGCACTATCCATCCTTAGAGACTCtagtaaaatctttgttttatttGGTGATGTCTCTGTGGACCTGATGAACAATAATTCTGGTTGAAAAATGCAATGCAACTTATTTTGCTCGCTAGTATTATTACATCAGCATTAGTATAGTGCAGTTGGGCCTTGGGCCGTGTATGTATATATGGGCTGAGCTCGAGTCTGCAACTGTATTTGGAAGGGGATGTCTAGAATGAAGAAACAAAGCATCCTTCCAATCTCACCATccgctgaaaaaagaaaaaaaatccaatCCCACCCGAGACTCCACCGCCGAGCTCAATCCCGCCGGCGTGCCGCCGGTAGTTATCTAGGCTCGTGACAAGCTGAAATGCCGTCACCGGCTGCATCAGTAGTTCGGCACATATTTACCCCCTGCCTTGTCCCCCGGTTATCTTCATCATTTCTGTGATGAAAACACATTTGTTTTAACAAACAAGAACTCTACAGATAAAATCAACATCCTCTCaattaaaaaaaagataaaaagaaaagaagacaTTGCAGGCTACTCAGTGCTCACCTTCTACTCACCTTCTACTCCGTCGCAGGCGTCATCGTCGACCTAGACCTAGAGCCCTTCCCCATTGTCGACCTAGAGCTTGACTCCGCGTTTGGCGAGCTTCTTGTCCCCCGTCCTCGGCTGCGCACGGGCTTGCCCACAATTGCAAACCCAGCGCGCCGTAGTCACTCCGGGTCACCGCCGCACTCTAGGCCGTCGTCACCTAGGGTCGCCGCCGCACTCCAGGCCATCGTGACCCCAAGGTTCGCACCTTTTTTTTGGCATACCCCTGGATTTGATTTTGATTTTGATTTTGATTTTGACTTTAAAATAGAATGGGACTTGATGATGAGTCAGAGACTTCACATGATTCTCAATCATTTGAGGAAGTATGCTTAACGAACTCTAGCGCCTTCTATTCCTACCATGATGGGGATGTTAAGAGAAAGACATAAGTATATAAATAATAACATGATGGGGGTTGCATAATCATTGGGAATAATGGCTCAGATGTATTATGTTTAGAGGATGCAGATGTTTGTTTTAATTTCTTCACTGCTGCTGCTAGCTAGCTGAGGGCATGTTCACATGCTCTGGTGTTTGTTTGTTGGAGCTACGATTGATCCAGCTGCCATGCAACGACAAGTTCTGTTTCCTATTATTGTTAGAACATGCACCTAGCAGGAAGATGCACGCTGAGCTTCTCCTTTGTTGTGTATTGGCGTGTTCCATAAATCTCCAAAAACAATGGATTAGAGCCATCATGCTACCTTGATATGAAATATATGTAGAGAGTTATTGGTTACCATTCAAACATCAAACATTGTCACTCGAGATATACGATGATGATGATCACAGTCAAGATAAATTGATTCTTCAATATAGTAGTTTGCAAAAATTAATAAACATGTCATTTTTTCCATTTATACTACTATATGAAATATATATGCACCGGTGTTAACTGTTATTCCACATGTGTCATTTTTTTTGGAATCAATGGTCCATTGGGATAAACAAAATGTATATCTGTGCTCCACCATGCATGTTGCTTCCATCATCAGGAAATAGGTTGCTATTAAGAGATACTACACTTGCTCACTAGGAGAAGTCTAAAATTCTGGTTGTGATTTCCCTGTTTCACCATTGTTTTTTTTATAGAGAAAAAACGACGAAGGACCCTACATAAAGAAGAGGCAACACTCCAAATCCCAACGGGGATCGGAGACATCACATGTAGCAGATAATGAGGTATGCTTAATGAAGTCATGCTGAAAATAGTGCATATATTTGCTGATCACGGTCATGATAAATTGATTCTTCAATGTAGTAGTTTGCTGAAATTAATAAACATGTCATTTTTTCCATTTATACTACTATATGAAATATATATGCATCGATGTTAACTGTTATTGCACATGGGTCATTTTTTTGGAATCAATGATCCATTGGGATACACAAAATGTATATCTGCTCTCCACCATGCATGTTGCTTCCATCATCAGGAAATATGTTGCTATTAAGAGACCATTGTTTTTTATAGGGAAATAGATACAGAGCCCCAAAAAGGAGTCGATACTCCAAATGCCAAGGGGGGTCATCACATGTTTCTCTAGCAGTTAATGAGGACGAAGAACCCTACAGAAAGAAGAGGCAACACTCCAAATCCCAACGGGGATCGGAGACATCTTATGTTTCTGTATCATTTAATGAGGTATGCTTAATGACCTCATGCTAAAAATAGTGCATATATTTGCTGGTCACTGTTTCACCATTGTTTTTTATAGGGAAATAGATATAGAGAACCCAGCCTAAAAAGGAGTCGATACTCCAAATGCCAAGGGGGTCATCAGAAGATGAGAGTGAGGATGAAGGTGGTCTTGGTTGCGAGATTGCTTGTTCACCTCAGGATGTGATGGATGTGCTGAAATTGCTTGATGGCACAGATCATGATGAGGTAAGGAGGCTCGGGTTTGAAACCTTTCTGAAACTGAAGATGGGAAATATTTCTAAACGGCAAGCTAGAGATTCTTTTGTCAGCGAAGCAGTCCTCGAAAATGGCTGAATTGCAATACATATTCGACAAGGTGTGATTTTATACATCACACCTGAAGTGATATTTCAGCTTCTCGGACTACCACGTGGCAAGAATTGCCCACTGTCTTACAAAATGCAGCAACATAAAGAATTTCTTGAGTTGCGTAATGAGCTTGGTCTGAGAAGGGGTGAAGATTTGTCAATGGAGAATTTAATGGACATAATGGGAAAAACTGAGGACAGAAAGTTGAAGATCAAATGTTTTTTTCTTATACTAATTACAAAATTTCTGCTGCCTACGACTTCCAAGCATGTCAATGTACATGCAGTGATGTACACTAAGGACATGGCCATCATTAATGACTTTGACTGGTGTGTTGTGGTCTATGAAAATTTTAGGAGTGCTATCCTTGATTGGGAAGAAAAAATGATTGCGCTTGAGAAGTTGCCACcagagaaaaagaagagaaggactatCCATGGTTGTACTATCATGCTCCTGGTAAGCATCTACCTCTTACTTTTTTTCATTGTGCTTTTTTGTTAATTTATTAGAGCCATGTTCTGAACATATTCTGGTTGGCAGACATACATTGTCGACAACATGTTACTGCCTGAGAAAAAGGAGAAAGAGGAGGACAGCAAAACCTGTCCTCGAATAAATCAATACAATATTAAGTTTTTGTTGGATAAGATTGCTGGAGCTAAGCGGTGCAGAAATGGCAAGGttacatatgacaagtttaaggTAAGTACAAGGCATGTTGCTAAGTTTTACTCGTGTGAAGAGGTAGGTTTTGGGCAAAAGAAGTAATTTGTAGATCTAGATAGATACTGTTATTTAGAAGGTTTTGGACAATAGTAATATTATTTAATGGCTAATCTTTGTATGTTTTAGTTAATTTGGAGGCTATGTCATATTGTCATTGCCCAAAACCTTTAAAAAACGGTTTTCATCTTTTGCCcaactaatctttgtatgtaTTTAGTTAATTTGGAAAAGCACAATTTTCCTTTGGATTCTTGTATCTTAAGCACACGAACTAATCTTTAAATACATAATGCTCTTACCACTATTTAGTTAATTTGCAAAAGCACATGTATTTATATATCTTTTGGAGGCTATGTCATTGCACAAAACCTTCTTATTCTTACAGTGGTTTTCATACCTCTTATTAGATATGTTCAATTTACCTTTTTAGTTGAAACCGATAGAGCATACATGCTATGATGAGAGCACAAGGTATTGTAATGACTCCTCAAGTGAAATGGACTCCCTACTATCTCGAGGCATGTCAACAGGCATGTCAACTGTGGACTGTACTTCTAGATCATTGCCTACGGTGGCGGAGGTGGACCTCCCAGTAATCGAAAATTTGAAGGGTTTACTTACTGATATGAAGACATTCGCTCCAGATGATGATTTTAAGTCAAGAGTTTCATCATGCTTGATATCACTGAAGGAAGTCACTGTTCTTAAGTCAAAAGCCGCAGCATGCCTGACTAAAGTGAGTGAAGTCACTGAAGTGAGGAAATTCCCTCAAGTGGATAAATTGTATCATGAGCATGTCATATCAAAGATCAATTCATATGACCGTAACAAAACTGTCCTGGACATCAACAACCATACCATACAAGAAGATATTTTTGTTGATGCCTTCCAACCAGAAGGGCAGATGAGCTCATTTATACTTCATACTCAATGTTCAATATGGAACCATCAATATCATGACCACATTTATCTTAAGCAGGAAAGTGTTGTAAGTACATTCTTTCATGAAACCAATATTCTTTTGGTGTTATGATGAGTATTCATGCTAACCTTTTACCTCTCTTCGAATCTAGACTGAGTTGGTAGGTGGAACTTCTAAAAATCTGGCACTTCAGCTTAACCAAAAAACGATAAAGACTGCCAAGCTGGTTGGTTTTTTTCTGTTTTGTTATTTTTAATAGGTTCAGATTTATTCTAGGATGACCAGTTGGATGGCAtgatcactttcttcttcttttttgtagATATttgtccccatataccatgaaaGCCATTTCTCTCTCATTGTGGTAAATATTGGACAATCTTTTGATTGGTTGGACTCATTGCCTGACATTGCAAAGAGCCATGTAGAGCAAGTGGTTGCAAATCTGCACACATACTTGGCTAAGCTTGGCATATGTGCTAGGAAATGGCCTCTTTCACAGTTGCCCGTCAAAACACAGAAAAACACGTAAATCCTCTAATTTAATAAAAAAAGTCTTGCATTAatcttgcaaaaatattttacttcTTATATTATTGAATTGATCTTGCAGTTATGATTGCGGATACCGTTTAATGCTTCACATGATATACTATGGGAAGGATGACGTGTATGAGATTGATGAGGTTAGTTCCATGTCTTGTGTTTTACTTAGATTTGTAAATGCCAAATAAGTTCTTAGTTTTACCTTAAAAATACAGGACATGGTCTTTAGGTACCGCAAAAAATTGGCGGTCGACTTATTGTATCATCCAGCCAACAAGAAGAAGCCGTGCCCCAGAGACCAAGTCTTGACTTCTCCGGAGAAATAGCCTGATAGTTCTCTGAACATAAGCTTGGGTACAGAACTAGAAGACTCAATTTGCAGTTCTCCTTGTTTGGAGCCACCAAAGCATGGAGCTGATAAAAATCAGATTGTTCCACGTACTCACCCAACAGGCAGCTCACCTCCTTTGAGACAGAATAAAACTGCTAGCAGGGCCTTGAGAAATAAAAAATCTGACGAACCTAAAGATGACACAAGGCCCTCGACAAGTCATAAGCGAAAAATCTGCCGAAGCTGAAGCTACCAAAAAGACCTCAAAAAGTCAGAAGCTAAAAGCTGACAAAGGTCAAAATCGAAAAGTCAACAGTCTTATGCCCTTGTCCAAAGTTACCAAAAAGACCTTGAAAGATCAGCAGCCAATAGCTGACAAACCTGGTCAGATCAAAAACAAAAACCGCATACCCGTCACTAATGTTATCCAATACACAAAGCCACGGGGAAGCAGAAGTGAAAGTTTACATGGTATTATTTTCTCAGACACTGAGCTCACGGGGTAAGTCTCTGAAGACTTATTTTGATCCTTCATGAAATTATCTTCTAACCCAATCCTCCTCATCTTTTGAATTGGGACAATGACAGGGATGAGCCGATTGTAACTATCAATGGTGTCTCAATTATGCAAGCTCAATTAGTTTCCTCATTGAGAGATTCCACAAGCTAGGAAGCCCTCAATGCATTCATCCATtgcataaagtttgatgaggACGCACACATACAACTAATGAGGATTACAAAGAAGAAAGCAGAGACACGGAGAAGGCTATTTTTCCCAACAATGACCTCAGTATGTTTTCCACTTGAAACTAGTTTGATGTTCTCTATTAGGAAATTAATTTGATGTTTATTTTGCCTTGACATTAGTCCCTCTTTGTGGAGAATAAAGATGAAGTTAAAGAGATATGCCGAGGAGTTGCAATCAAACCCTTCCCACAGAGTTTTTTGGTAAGAGTTTGAATTTCACTTGCATACAGCAGATTTTGATTTTCACTTGCGTATATCAGATTTTGAATTCCCCTTAATTTACTTATCTACAAAAAAAATTCGATATGCTTGTTTTTCCAGATGTTTCTTCCGATCCTTCATGATGGTAAATACATCATATTTTGTGTGAACAATTATGAAGAGAGGACGAAAGTGTAGATATTGTGAAGTGGGAACCTCAACCTGTTGAAGTTATGGGAACCCCTGCCAACTTCATACTACCTGCAATGAGCTTCCTGGAGAGCTACAATGGTAGTATGTCCATGGAGATTACTGAAATGGTTAGTGTGTTCTGGCTTGATTCTTTTTTTTGCCAGCTGTGAAATGCTGTCTAATCTCTCTTTGTTATTCCTCTTTGCAGTCAAGGTGTACTGACTACATGATGTTAGTTCTAGAGTACGTCGTGTTTCATCAGAAGAATGAATCATCATGGGGACGACAGTTGCGGGACAAGATGAGAGCTTGAGTAGTTTCAGACTTTGGTCAGACTCGTTTAACATTGATGGCACTGTCTTTGAACTAGAATCATCCCAGTCTCTGGGTAGTATGTTGCTGTTGGAAGTGTTGAGCTATGATGCTTCGCTGGTGCTATTTTTTATGCCTGTTGGTGCATCTGCCTGCCTGTTGGTCGAACAATTGAACTTGGTCTGTAATCCTGTTTGTCTTGTGGTGTCAACTTGTTGAACTTGGTCTGAATGTTGGCATAGTTGGTATGTGTCGAACAATTGAAGTTAGTCTGAATGTTGGCGTAGTTGGTATGTGAACAATTGCTTGAATTAGGGAAGTTGGTCTGGTTCACTCTTTTCCATCTAATTCAATGTTTATGGATCGAATTTGGTTCTCTACGGACCAGCTCTGCACCGTGAGCCAAAACGGACCAGCTCTGCGCCGTGAGCCAAAATGGACCAGCTCTGCGCCGTGAGCCAAATCGGACCAATACCACATACTAGCCCCAAACCTCTCCACCTTGTCGTCCCCCGTTGCAGCAGCTTCCACCGCGTCGGCAATTTGCAACCTCTACGACGCCGGCCACCTCCCCTTTGCCATCCCGCGTTGCCGCAGCTCCACCGAGCCGTCCACTTCACATAGGGCCCAGTTTATACCGGGATGGTCCTACTTGCTGGCAACCTACCGCATTGGCCACCCCCCCTTGAAATGCTGCACAAACCTAAACAAAATCTTGAGGAAGAAGTGCTATCATGGTCGATTCACGATATCTTAATCCAAGAGTCGCTCCCTTTTATGGTAATGTGCCTCTCCTAGCAGTCAAGATTCCTATTTTGTACCTGATTGATGATTACAACCTTTGGTGTCAGCCTGTATATGAAGAGTGCTAACTACGACAGACCTAATATCTAAAATTTTGTATTAATTTTCTACAAACATGAAGTTTTGGTGATGTCactaaacaaaaaaaattgtggGTTATATCTGATCATTCATAATGGGTTTACCTATTGAACTGAAATGCTGAGATCTGCCCCTGCAGATGTCTAGCATAGCTGTTGTAGGGAGAGATTACTTTGGTGTATTTCCCCTCAGGGGAAAATTGTTGAATTTCAGAGAGGCAAACCACAAGCAAATAATGGACAATGCTGAAATTCAGCACATAAAGCAAATCCTTGGTTTGCAGCATGGAAAGCAGTATGAAAGTGCCAAAGGTTTGAGATATGGCCATCTCATGATAATGACAGATCAGGTTTGGCATACAACATCTCTAATTGTTTATCAACTAATCAAACTCAAGTTTTGTTTGCTCATGCTTTGACAACCAAAATTTAGGATCATGATGGTTCCCATATCAAAGGGTTGTTGATCAACTTCATCCACTCCTTCTGGCCGTCTCTTCTTAAAGTTAAATCTTTCTTGGTTGAGTTCATCACTCCAATTATCAAGGTAGATAACAGTTGGGATTATGGACATATTTTATGTATTTTCAACTTTTATTCTTGATCCTATACTAGTTTGCACCTGGGAATTCACTTGTCCAGGCAACCAAAGGTAAAACTATGAAATCATTTTACAAAATGCCAGAGTATGAAGAATGGAGAACGACTTTAGGAGCAAGTGCAAGTTCATGGACTATAAAATACTACAAGGTCTGCTTGTCCCTTCTAgttccttttgtttttcttttactgATTTGTTGCTTGTGTTTGCTTTTCTAAGTTTCTTTTCAATTCTGTGGGCATTTGCTAAGGATGACAACATTCTTATGTTGTTAATCATTTAAATGGATCATTATTGGTACAGGGGTTGGGAACAAGCATAGCCAAAGAGGGCCAGGAGTACTTTGAAGATATTAAAAAACACAAAAAAGATTTTGTCTGGTTAGATGACCAAGATGACAATCATATTGAGTTAGCATTCAACAAGAAATGGATTGCTGATAGGAAACAGTGGCTTACAAATTTTCAGGTTAGCTCTTGCAACTTTTCCCAGTTCGGCATTGTTTGTTTATGCTGGATCAACACTAAATGTGCAAACTGATTTTCAGCCTGGAACATACATTGACCAACGTGAGAAAGAAGTCAAATATAGTGATTTCATCAACAAAGAGCTGATACTCTTCTCAATGGTGGATCTACAACGATCAACACCTTCAATGGTTGATGGCCTTAAACCAGGCCAGAGGAAGATTCTGTTTTGCTCATTCAAGAGGAATTTTGGGCGTGTTTGAAAGGGTGGCCCGAGCCAGCCCTTGAGCTCCCTGGAGCCCATTTTGGTGTTTAGCATCATCCCCCCCTTAGCCTGTCCTCCCAGGGCCAAATAGACCCCCTCCGCCTGGCTCCACTCGTACGCGAGATTTCACCATATCAACTGGTGTAGTTCTCATACACCAGTCGACCTTCAAATCATTTTTGAATACCTAGTACTTTCTTTTTGAGAAATGAATACCTAATACTTTGATTCTGGGCCTAGTGAGCTAGCCTGGGCAAGCAACTCGCGGTTAGTACAAAGGTTTAGGGTGGTCCACCATGAATTCACTGAAGTATTTTCATTGATCTCAATCAAAGTGCCGGTCTACGTCTGATCCCACCAACTCCTAAGTTATGGTGGTCCACCATAATAAAAGAATTTGCTAAATAAAACTAGGTTAGTACAAAGGTAACAATAATTATTGGTCAGAAACATGGATTTCACATAGAAAATATATAGGAAAAGGGTGTAATTCTTGTTTACCACGATCCTTGTTTCATGCAGAAATATCGTAAACTCCTTGTTTTGGATCCAAAATTCTTGTTCTTCCGTACTAACCTGGTTTTCTTCAATAAATTCTTGTTTCATTCTTAAGGTCCTTGTTTCCTAGAGAAATTCCTATTTTCTACTTGAAATCCATGTTTTAGACCAACAATTCTTGTTACCTTTGTATGATAGAGCTCAAATTAAAAGTACCACTACATGTAAATACCTTGGGTTTATCTTTCTAGCTCATGAATAAAAATAAcaaagctacaactttcatgaacAAAATACAAAACATAAATTGGATCTCAACATTTGTCATTAAGATTTGCTAGCATTTTGACGATCTCATACAGTACGGTTCAATGGTTCATAAGAAGAAACAAATAATACATAAAAAGTGCCTAAAGTGACAACATAGTGTGCTAGTCCTTAGGTGCATATAACACCTTAAGAAGGTTGTACTCATATCAGTAAAATTTCATGCATACTCCCGGCCTAGAGAAACTCTAAAATGTTTGGTAGCTCCACCTGCACCTGATGGGGTGAAGCTAGAACAATGGACCAGCACcaccaataaaagtgaacaatgGGCTTGTCATGTTTTGGAAGGGACTCCAAAGTTGAGACAACAGTAGCTTCAGCCAACTACAACCTAACAGGACAAATAAATATTAGGAAACATTACGAAGTTCCTTTAGAATAACAAAACTTCAGTTACAACCTTCCCATAGACTTCAAATGGCCAGGAGGAACAAAATAGCTGAAGAAAGCCTGgaacaagaaaaaaaataagAATTGGGACTGATTGGTATAGACAAACAGTCACAAATTCATTTCACAAACCTTCATGTGATGCATCTTCTGAACAATATCATCTTTTTCTAACAAGAATGAAATGATAGCATTTGCAGCTGCTTCAGTGGGTACAAAATAGTTAAAGAAAT harbors:
- the LOC136518302 gene encoding uncharacterized protein isoform X2, which translates into the protein MAQIMMRSAILDWEEKMIALEKLPPEKKKRRTIHGCTIMLLTYIVDNMLLPEKKEKEEDSKTCPRINQYNIKFLLDKIAGAKRCRNGKVTYDKFKLKPIEHTCYDESTRYCNDSSSEMDSLLSRGMSTGMSTVDCTSRSLPTVAEVDLPVIENLKGLLTDMKTFAPDDDFKSRVSSCLISLKEVTVLKSKAAACLTKVSEVTEVRKFPQVDKLYHEHVISKINSYDRNKTVLDINNHTIQEDIFVDAFQPEGQMSSFILHTQCSIWNHQYHDHIYLKQESVTELVGGTSKNLALQLNQKTIKTAKLIFVPIYHESHFSLIVVNIGQSFDWLDSLPDIAKSHVEQVVANLHTYLAKLGICARKWPLSQLPVKTQKNTYDCGYRLMLHMIYYGKDDVYEIDEDMVFRYRKKLAVDLLYHPANKKKPCPRDQVLTSPEK
- the LOC136518302 gene encoding uncharacterized protein isoform X1 yields the protein MQQHKEFLELRNELGLRRGEDLSMENLMDIMGKTEDRKLKIKCFFLILITKFLLPTTSKHVNVHAVMYTKDMAIINDFDWCVVVYENFRSAILDWEEKMIALEKLPPEKKKRRTIHGCTIMLLTYIVDNMLLPEKKEKEEDSKTCPRINQYNIKFLLDKIAGAKRCRNGKVTYDKFKLKPIEHTCYDESTRYCNDSSSEMDSLLSRGMSTGMSTVDCTSRSLPTVAEVDLPVIENLKGLLTDMKTFAPDDDFKSRVSSCLISLKEVTVLKSKAAACLTKVSEVTEVRKFPQVDKLYHEHVISKINSYDRNKTVLDINNHTIQEDIFVDAFQPEGQMSSFILHTQCSIWNHQYHDHIYLKQESVTELVGGTSKNLALQLNQKTIKTAKLIFVPIYHESHFSLIVVNIGQSFDWLDSLPDIAKSHVEQVVANLHTYLAKLGICARKWPLSQLPVKTQKNTYDCGYRLMLHMIYYGKDDVYEIDEDMVFRYRKKLAVDLLYHPANKKKPCPRDQVLTSPEK